GAATACATTCAAGAAACACTCGACTGAAAATcccaggaaaataatttcatccacggtttctgtgacatcataaattacgagaccgaaggtcgagtTTCTAAACTGTCAGAGAAACCCCtggatggaattgttttcctgtaactccctgaagaggcccatctattattattttttataatacatggatacccttgtgatgcttatattaaaaaagaTGAGGTTCAGCGgtacagttccttttttttttttttttaatagtgtttcagtgctgtacagtcGTTCTATGTCGTTTATCCGTTtcgtttctctgagatacaaatacgtcttttttttaacatattctcattttctTGATCATAGATGAACATTTCTGTGCtatgggtgttgtcgagtgattgaaaacaagccattttgttttggaattgaaagtgatggtctcgtgaggtcgaatgggtcaaagttcaagttcctctagaggaattattaCTTTTTGACGGCACTACTGTGGTATTCACTGAAAAAATAGGGGCCTATCGACTCTTATCAGTGTAGTTAGAAATGATTACCTATTTCTTAGTTTTACAAATGATTGATTAAAAGGagtaaagaaaacatgttaaatattctcacaagTAAACACATAGGGAAAAggcaaattgtaaaaaaaaaaaaaaaaagttgtataattGTTACTCTATTAAACAAGCTAGAATCAGCTTTGGACTTGATATTCAAAACTTGGTTCATGGATTTTGAGTATACATTTAGTTGACACTTTTAACTCTCAGGAGTGTCCCCCAACTCCACATTCGCTTCTCCGTAGCCTCCCCAGTAAGGTTTGACTATTCGATCGCTTTCCTCTCTCAGAGTCTCAAGTCTTTTCCTCCTTTCCTCTCGCAGATTCTCAAATCCTGCTATAGGGCCCTTTGCTTTGTTTCAACAGCACCAGCTTCGGCTGCCTCAGCATGGTTTGTGTTAATTATTGTATCTCAATAAAAcaatttgcaatatttattttgtgtttgctgaTTGATTTTTTTAGAAGCTGCAGAGGATGTGCTGGGTTGATATGAAAGGCCCCTATTATTAGTGAATGCATGCAGGTCTGTTAAAATGTTATTCACACCACTGTGTGAAAGGAAGGGGCTTTAGTAGGtgatatacatacaaaaaaagttttaaaagaaagaaaacatgttttttattttttccccccatcaaCAGTTTTCTTCGTTGTCCCTTCTGCTTGAATTGCTACCTTTCATCAACTATTGCATATTCCCTTTCCAATTCATGGCTGTGTTTTATAACCATATGCATTCCTATTTGTACCCTTAATTTCTCACATGTTCCATGCTTTTAGTTCAGTTTAGTTACAGATATGAAAAATATTAATCTGGAATCATGTTTTGTTGCGATCGGCAATTGTTTAAGTAAATAAGGTAAGGTGTGCCGTCTGTTGTCATTTCAAATCAGGACATTTAAGTTTTGGGGGAAAATGTCGGGCCACCGGTCAAACCAGGACATCTGGTCCCCTTAGGCAGAATCCAAACAGTGTTTATAAAGCACAAAAGAGCAGATGTATTAATAATGCAAGTGATATACCACTCACTTAAGTATTGCTCGATTGATTATCATTAAGACATACAGCAATTTCCAACAAAACGTTCTTGAACACGCTTCTCTCCATTTATTAAAGCCGGGCATACATTAACCCATTAACACTCATTTCTGTATAACATACGATACAATGCTTATCCACTCCTctatagtgttgttttttttaagtccagcctcacaagccaggatttttcatatgcagtacacTATGTGTTGTCGGACAGGAgaaaaagtgttttataaatgaaaagaaatctcgttatgtaaataaaatagcttttattatttcaaaaatgcttgggcattacaAAGTTTAACATTATTATGTAAAGATATATTAGTATATAATCATGTGTGTTTGTCATGTgtgcacaatatatataatatatatatatatatatatatatatatatatatatatatatcatatatataaaataatattaaataaaataataatattattttattatttttgtattaataacacaaagttttttttcttttttttcaaatcagtcaTAGATAAAAAGGACAGTTGATGCTAGTATATGCTATGCTATGTAAAGACATGATGggacaaatgcttaagtgcagaggtgctggattattacactgtcGTTTCACGCAACAGTTATGATGGGGTGTGAGTACTATTGTATTAGAAAGccaaatgttaaaatgaaaagttgcattaaaaaaaagtagaatagcgaaaaacaaaaatagacgtgcGTTAACAAAATGCCCTAAacacttaacataaagaaaacaatttaaatgaagcaataagctcaagaATTAAGCTAAAAGGAAGTGGaaaagttaccttttttttgtgtgttctccAATAACCCTaagttatctttccccagtcaaatcacaGAGTGCCaaaataagcacagtaatttaccataataaaaaacagtaatgaaaaagaaaatgtagaatataaaaaagcgcaaccagatatagttagcgaaagacaacacattatttaaattatttgtcatattatatatataaggtagggcaagtttatttttcacttaAAAGTGCTCCTGACTACAATGTTCTGCCGtctggctgtacagaattcctggggagaacccttaCCCAAGCAGGGAAAGCAAGGTCAGTtcaaatgagatttaaaaaaagattcaggATCACTCCATTAAAATGCATGGTTATTTCAATACTTCTTCCTTTCAAATGAGTGCAACTTGACATATATGAGCAGGCAGCAATGGTATGATTGTCCAGCCTTAAACAATGGCTTTTTAGACAGCGTGTAGGATGACATATCCGTATTGGAACAGAAATAGTCACTATGATAGAAAACATCAAAATCCTGTGGCTTCAATATAAACCTAATCCTCTTCTGGTTAGTcgatttgtttttacattgttgttCCTGCTAAGGGGTCTCTATTTTCATCGATTCATTCTGTAGTCCTTGTGTGGTCCAACATTGGCATTTACATTCTCGTAAATGTCTTCAACCACATGAAATGCCTGTGTATTTTAGGGGGATAAGACAACAGCAATGTTACATTAATGTTTTGCTGAACACCcagcaaagtttacaagaaacacattatgtTATCTTGCAGTGTCCCTTGTTGTCTGTATCACTGTGATATAGCTTGAAGCATACTctattatctttttaaatgttaaaccgTACTCCTAAAATCAACTGGGCAACACATTTCTCAATGTTTACTATGgagcatttgagaaaaaaaaaagtcttctaagGATTGCTGTGTATCCATATctcgctccctcctgcaacaattcTGGCTTTCTGTTCCCATTTTACAGCATTCTTTTTGATCAGAGCACCagtattgttgcaggagggagcatgaattGGATCCACTTCAGTGTTTAGAAGAAAACTCTCCTGGCGAGCGTCTCAGAGAAAAGTTGAGAAAAAGTTGATTGTGGGGGGGCATCATGGGTCGTCTTTAAATTAAATGGAGGAGATagcaacttttaaaataaaaatcagttttaaaaatattttgtgtaaTTAGCCAAAAAAGGGATATTATTGTAACACTATTAAGTGtcactaattactgtgtatttacatagtagttacttagtgaatacatgtgtaattataatgttattatgcattgttaaaatgtacttaGGATAGATCTTTTTGCACAATGCATGcaagtatacaattgtatcagaaaggaGTTATAgtggttggggttaggtttagagttagggttagggtgaacTTTATCTTGTACTTATCTGctccatattttactgtatttaaccctacacttaacccaatctgtagtaccTTGTATTCAACTTGCACTCGTATATAACCCTGATGTAATTATCAACACTGTTaactgctcttgaactgccccgatatcaaatcgtactgtggtttgtatttgctcttattagggctgaagtcattgtattttgtatcttgctcttaattgtacagtaattcaccctgggtaagggtgtctgctaagaaataaataaataaataaataaataaataatatatcatgcaaaaacatttacactataagtacattgtaactatgcacaataacattgtagttatgtgtaagtgcacatgtttttactatgtaaatacacagtaattagagacaatgtaaagggttaccgatattatatattaattaccTGAACATTTTCATACACATCATTAGTGTAATCATCTGATCTTCCAGACATTGTTTCCAGCTATATGTGGGGACAGGTAATAGAAATGCAGTTACATACTGCACTGGGAAATGTTGCAGATATGTTGAGGACAACTTTGTTGCATGTGTCTTGACCTTCAACTaatttttaaaatccatgttgCTTGTTTctagtaaaagttgaaaaaaagttatttcctagtttattttacttctgatgtgtgaataaaaaaaaaacagtatcaaacCAATCAGcaatataaatgttgaaaaaagctTTTCAATTGCTTATATAAATGGGTTGGGCTGTCAATAATTTTGGGACAAAGGCAGCAAAACATTAGTTGaggagatttgtttttgtgattaaataatgaaatacattattatataataattacataCCAAGGCATTTTGATAAACATCATTAGCGACATTGTCCTGCGTATATGTGGGAAATgtcataaaagaaaatgtaagaaattcattttagattcactttgtactTTAGATGTCATTTCAAACTGACCTATTAAAGTTTTGAACCACAATAGGGTTACtgcaaacacagaacacaagaCATTAAGGTAATATTAATAGCATACCTGAGTATttccataattattttttaaagcaattttcggggcttgttttattttcctgtatgcgagaaaaaatataaagttatttaaaagaaaaaaaaagtatagattaGAATTGTACTATCAATCGCGTATAAGAAATCAGCCAATCACGATTGAGAATGTGTAATTTCAGTATTTCCTGGGTATAGATGGAACATACAGCACAATTCTAAAAAAACCCATCTTATTCAATAGTAGTTTCTGAGTCCAAGACTTGTGCTTTATATTAAGTTAATGCATCATATCTaaagatatcattttgtagtttgggCAGCCAGTAAGGGTGGCCTTATTAGGTGGTTTCCAAACTTGTGATCATGTGATGCCTACTAGCTTTATTTGTCACAAAATGTTCttctataaataaacacatacttaCTCATTCCTCTTTATTCTCAGCCAGCTCACTGCAGCCACAATAGCTACAATCAACACAGCAGCCACAGCAGAGATTGCGATGTATATGTAGACATCTGCAAACAAGATCAATTAAATAGGGGTGGTCTCGATCACATTGGTGTTCTCTTCTCATCCACAGTGATTAGTAATATcactaaatacaatataaatataatctGTAAATATGATTTTGCTCTtcagcagggtttttatacatCTATTTTTGTTGTTGCAAACAACCGccgataaaataataataataataataataataataataataataataataataataataataatataataagtcAATGtttcagttttcaaatattttacatcATTTTGTTTGGACTGCAACTGCAGGAACAACAGCCTTCTCTAACGTACTCAACGAGCTTAAATAGCAAGAAGCCTAGAAGACGAGTGCCATACCACTCATTGGGCGTGTGAATGACAGCGAGGCATTCCCCTGCGTGTTGGTGGCAGTGCAGGAGACCTGTCCTGTGAAGGCCATCCTTCCCTGTAGAACTCCTATGGTGACTGCGTCCTGCTCTCCTCTGCTGTTACTAATGGAGAATGACTTCAGACCGGTGGTAGATTCATTCAGGTCGCTGTCAGAAACGCGCCACTCGATCTCAGGTGGGGGGTTGGAGTCCACGATGCAATGACACGTTACCTGTCCTTTGATGTCGACGGTACAGGCTGATTCCGACGCGATCGTTGGCTTGTCTGTAATGCAAGATTGGTACAGATGTTGAACTGGTGTGTAAATTGTTCCATAAATTGTGCTaaatgtttagttaaaaaaaaaaaaaaaaagaacccgcCTTGGTTTTGGAAGGTTTGTTTAGGTTTATTTTGAGCTATATTAATTaggtttttaaaattatgtcttcAAACTGTAATGCTACCAGACTGATTACCACTGCCCACAGATTCAACACCCCACACCTCCCTATAGACGACAGCATCTCTGTGTTCACACAgactacagctatagccaaaacttttgcatcacttagaatttaaaaaaataaaaactacatgaacataatttagatcttttcttTAACATCGTGCAAtcaaaaaagatacaaaataatattgcaaagtctactggaagccataatagtagtacagtagtatttcatgttagatttcgaaatgtcacatggTTTGATATTTGTCAGTTTTGTCATTAAATACATGGAatactacaaagcggtatgtaattcaatatgttaatgtaacattgttgAGCCAGTTTTGATTGActttactttatgaagcaaaatgtgttcattctatagagtgatgcaaaacttttggccgtagctgtacatTAGTCTCAATGCAGCACTTACACGCCACATTGAGCCTCGCTGTAGAATAGTTGCTCAACGTCTCTCTGTTCTGCAAAGAGTAGAAAAAAACTCTGGACACATTCTGCACAGAGATTATGATGCCAGTTTGCGACAGTCTCAGTGTTTGATCACCAATGACATTGTACCAGGGATAGCACCTGGCACACCACAGGTCAATTGAGGCTCTTTGGAGTCAGTGTTGACTTTTATAGGGTGATTTACAGTAAAATCAAGTAGGTCAAACACATAGTAACACAGTATGTATTAaatgaccaaatgttttgcatcaccctatagaacaaactaatgttgcttcataaagtcccaTGAAACCTGTTGGACAATGTtaagatattgaattacataccgagtttttcatatacagtaaaactgacaaattgaaaaatgtgacgaaatctaacataaaaatgTTGTACTTTCGGTAGACTTGAAGTATATTAAGACAtacgtaaaaaaaacaaaaaacaaaaaaactcacaTTTCACATTTAACAAGACAGAGATATTTGCTTGCTTTCCTCCCCAGAACTGGGCAATGCATGTCAGACGGGTCGTGTGATCACTCGCTAATGGTATGAACTTGAGGATTGAGGACACGTCCCATATTCCATTCCCTGTTGCTTTGTGGTGAACTGTCGAAGTGGCGTTGGTGCGACTCCAAGTAATAACAGGCGGGTTTGAAGGGCAAGTGTGAGGGACAGAGCAAGTCACAGCTAAATCAACCCCGGCTTTGACTTCTGACAACCGATTTATTGAGGGTTCATCAGGAGAATCTAAACCAGGAAAACAGATTGTGAAACTACACAATTCTAAAATAAAGGTAGAaatcttttccattttttatttatcttagtAGATATGCATGGAATAATTGTTGGCTATCGCATTACATCAACAATATATGAAAGTCAGTTATCAAAATGCTTTGACACTGGGCTACTGTATTATTGACAGTCCATTTGAATTGGTATTGATTGTCTTATCTTGCAGTAATGTATAATGTTTCACATCACAAGACCACCACATAATCAGTTATACATATAGCCATGTTACTTGTTCCTCGACTTAAGCACTAAGTTcaataataaccaaaaaaagaaatacacaattaaaaataaagatggtAAGCAAGCCACATTTTTCACAATAACTTTAATTTAgggaagtattttttaaatgactaagcTCTCACCTTTAACGTTTATGAATACTATATGCTTTAAATATGATGCTTGATCAATCCCTGGTACTTcgaatctaaaacaaaatggaccAATGTCGTCGACTTTCACTGCATCAATCTTCAGAGAGCAATCATGCTTTTGCAAATCTCCAATCAGGTATGTACGTCCCTTAAAAGTGTTCACCACTTGTGAAGAGTCAGGGTGATTAATGTATCTTCCAAAATTATTATATTGCCACATGCCATGCACGAGTTTAGCATATTTCTCAAAATGAGAAAAGGTAAATTTACAGGGTATAACGACACAGGACCCTTTCAGTGCtgatacatttgttggtatttGTGCCTGGTTTCCAGTACCGTAGTCAAAGGGGAAACATATCACTGAAAGAAAAGTGTAAGACAAATTAGTTGAAAacatcaataacaaaaaaaatgtatacagtaacaaatattttcattaaaaaaaaagatgataattACATAATAGAAAAATCCTTTGCAATATTGCTCCCAAGTCTCTATctgtgttgcattttactcaatGCAATGGTAGTATGCAGAGAGAATTAGTTGAGGGTTAACAGGATCTGGCAAGTTAAGTCATTTACTAGTCAAAAACTTTGTTATGTCGAGATCACGAAATAATTTATGACAGGATCTCAAaattaccattctgttatcttGTGACTGAGAGGTAATTTATTCCAGGATcgaaaaaacagaaaaccttaCTTccgtcccccccaccccctcccgaGATAATGAAATGTGTCTCGTGAGCAATAAAATGACTTGTAGCATGTAACGATTAATATCTATTGACCAACGGGCTTGAACATTTTGCATATATTGATACAAACAATCCCCTACCTTCTAGAAAAGCACATTGCAGCAGAAGTTTTTGAAATGATAACATTATCGTGATCACAGCAGATGATAATCAGGtggtctgcaaaaaaaacaaaaaaaacaaaaaacaaacagatggtcTGACAGATGGCAAACACCAACACGTCAACCTTTCCAGTGTGGACTTTTGTTTGACCAGAAGAATCTGCAAACAAACCTGTTCAACATTTTAAAGGATAATTAGAGATCctctaaaatgaaataaaaaggcacaacatGAGCTGCGGTACCTGCTGTTCGCAAAATCAATTCAAAGAGTTATTTCTATCAACATTTGTAAACctcttttatataaaactaaaaatggCATATGAATATGTTTTAAGTGTACAAAATAAGTGAGCGTATCagtatattttagtatttaagtGACCCAACTTCAAGTGACATTTGTTTGATTGAGCACTGAAAATGAAGAAGCAGTTTGTGAATGAGAGCAGAAGGGATATTGCTCAATTGTATGtggctgtgacagagagagaccCTGCAAATGTAGATAGTGGTTCATTGATTAACTGAGGATCAAGTAGACCCATGCCACTATAAAAAGGATCGACAAAAGTTTGTTAGAGAGAAGAAGGGCTGAAAACAGTCGGTTGTGCTTTCTGCCCTGCATCAAGATCACTGTAGCTAGGGTGCGGTTTTAGTTTTgtaggcctgttttttttttttttttaatttatctattaaTAATAGATCCATTCATTAAATGATCCATCTCTACATAGTGTAAAATGCTGCAGTGGGAAAAAGTGGTCTAGGCATTtcttctctgttttttttaactcaaactCAAATCCTAATAGACTATCATTTAGCTCAAAAGGAGCATGTTTGCAAGCTTtaacttaaaatacattaaaagggtCACTTTCTGGTGACAACAGGAAAGTGCTTTAGCAGGCGAAATCATAAACTCTGCCTGTTGAAATACGTTTTCTTGCAGCAAACAGCTAGAAGGTTATAAAAAAGTGGTTATAACCAACATATACAATAGGGAAGTGTCACTGGCAATGCTTGTAACTGGCAGGAGAAAGCTGTAGTTTAAGTgctatttattaaacaaacaaacaacagcacgAGAGCCAAAATAAgcagttcaaacaaaacactaattgtcacgctgggcattcaccttcactgatcaATATGCACAAATTGTCAGGTCTACGTAGATCTTACTGCATCACCAAGCAAAGAAAAGAGGTACCAACAATACCAGATCCATCACACTAGTGCAGGGCtgctcaaactcagtcctggggacccattAAGGTTTTTAGGTTTCACACCAACTGAGCTCTCAAATATGGAACTAGACTATTAATTtaactaatcaatcaatcaatcaatctttattttatatagcgcctttcatagtggacctccatcacaaagcgctttacaatgcagtaacaagaaaatccatactactttaaatacagagaaatgcataacacatgatatacagtgataaaaaagcataatatattaaatacagtggaaagtacataatacatgatagtagcataatacatgaaatagtacactaaatacagtggaaaatgcataatacatagtaacataatacgtgaaatagtggcagcaacacagcagctaatagcaggtatcaggcttaaagaccatggaaagcaagagagaacaggcgggtcttgtaataatttgcttaattagactgtggcaaagcgtaagccttgcacaatggaataagtagttttattgtatgtttttgtgttaattgttaatattgatttaattgtttagctgctgtggcgctccactggggacgattacccgtctgcgtggagcagcagctgaaagcaatcagctgttcccgcaggcgggtgggcgtgtctcaacggagagtcagtataaaagcatggcgatcgctgtgatcggggctgctgcaaggcctgccgttttcacggcaccttttgagttatagtttggggtattgtgttttattttgcacttttttgtacggtttactgtatttgtcctctgtgcgttaccatcgctggtaacgtcacatgaccgcctttattttactttcactttctttttgttgttaataaatcctgcgcgcctgtgccggcgtgtcaacaccacctcagtctctctgtatgcttgaacagcggctacccacgcgtgtgacccgaggaagaccctgtcacatagacctttaattgttttcagctcttaaagttgcagttcaagttacttataaaatgtaatgaaaacaagtaaaagggAATAAGTAATCAGTTCAATTACAGGtctagtaattgagagctcagttggaatgaaaaccagcagccacagggggtccccaggccTGACTTTGAGAACCCCTGCATTAGTGAATTAATAAGCATTATCTGTCAATGCATTTGAACCAATATATAAAGTTCAGGGGAGTGTTTTAGTCTGATGATAGGAAATGAGGGTAGCATTAAGtgataaacgaaaaaaaaaaccttgtaaaatACAACACTTGTGAGCAACATCACACGGGCAAGTGAAAAACTGGCAAAGACAACCATAAGTGTACATCTCTTGATCCACCCCTCCTActgtgcactggacttgcctgacctcagcaccacgttactggatcctcggctgatgcactatccttgcactattgcattaGTGATACATCATTGTAggtataacttgttgtaatcctaaattGTTGCACCCTactttgtattgtatttcagtAGCATTATTGCAGTTATTGTAAACtatactatttaaatattaatctcaCATTGTAACCCTGCCCCAttacacctgtaagtcaccttttataaagaaaaataaataaattaattaataataataataaataataataataataataataataataataataatatattgtaacacaaactgtgtgtttttggcaGGAAAGGAGTTAAAATCACCCtgtcaaatgtaattattaattgtttgattatttaatgGTTGATTATCACCTGCGCCTGGCTGtcattgcaaattagagccaggtgcaggatatttaaGGAAAGCAGTCAGCCTGCTCAGTAAGAGAGCCGTTAGTGTGCTCAATCGTAAtacaaaaggtactgtgtgaaaacctttttgttaaactgttttgttttaggacAGGTAAACAGCTGAGCCATACTTcaagctagtcagggacctgcctAAAAGTGTACTTAACGCTCcaagggagctaggtgtttgttttgtgttttgtttatttttatattttgttttaaatatatatatatatatatatatatataaatatatatatatatatatatatatatatatatatatatatatatatatatatatatatatatatatatatagatatatattatatatatatatataatataagtagGTCACAGGAGGATCCCTTTGAAGACGccatttaaaacatattgcatAGACATTAGAAATCCCCCTAACACAAATTagatgataaaaaacaaaaacaaaaacaaagcaattttgtAATATGCCTTGCTGT
This window of the Polyodon spathula isolate WHYD16114869_AA chromosome 24, ASM1765450v1, whole genome shotgun sequence genome carries:
- the LOC121298689 gene encoding myelin-associated glycoprotein-like produces the protein MLSFQKLLLQCAFLEVICFPFDYGTGNQAQIPTNVSALKGSCVVIPCKFTFSHFEKYAKLVHGMWQYNNFGRYINHPDSSQVVNTFKGRTYLIGDLQKHDCSLKIDAVKVDDIGPFCFRFEVPGIDQASYLKHIVFINVKDSPDEPSINRLSEVKAGVDLAVTCSVPHTCPSNPPVITWSRTNATSTVHHKATGNGIWDVSSILKFIPLASDHTTRLTCIAQFWGGKQANISVLLNVKYKPTIASESACTVDIKGQVTCHCIVDSNPPPEIEWRVSDSDLNESTTGLKSFSISNSRGEQDAVTIGVLQGRMAFTGQVSCTATNTQGNASLSFTRPMSDVYIYIAISAVAAVLIVAIVAAVSWLRIKRNEKIKQA